In Ciona intestinalis chromosome 7, KH, whole genome shotgun sequence, the genomic window CTATACCCGTGTCATgggtttatttatatacttaaatAGTTAATGGGCTAAACCCGGCTTAAAACCTTCTCAAGAATTACCTCACctgtatagaatagaaaggaaaaaattagtttaaattcatCTACTATAAATCGTTTCAAAACCTAGCATTGCCACgttaaaaaaatcccaaatatagtagggtgggggaagatgggacaccttttcgtttagttttctctttccatttggtaataaacaaagaacattcaatgaattataaaaccttatcctcacgacttccacataccgttgttaattgtttaaaacacgatcaggctatttggatattatgNNNNNNNNNNNNNNNNNNNNNNNNNNNNNNNNNNNNNNNNNNNNNNNNNNtactatatatcattttaacattgttttaaagcGAAGTGAAATGTGCTGCTGTGGAAAGCTACGCTAAATTTAGGTCTCGTtctatattaaatatacattgcTAAAACACGAAATTTGCTCCTAATTTTAATGAGTAATTAATTCAGTTCCTTTTGGTAGGGCAGGgctatatttatttgtatttaaaagtaCGTGTTTGTATGAAAACGTTGCTCTTAAATTAACATACCGATATTATCAAAATTCTTGTGGCTGCCGTTTTAGAACAAGTACATCTATTGTTAcctagcaaaaaaaaaacgaaaaaggTCGTTTTGCGCGAAAATTTTTCGTTTGAGTTTCGCTTATTCTAGAATTGAATTGAGTTCGTTTATGACGTATTATAATGTCATTATTATGCGGAAACAGAAGGAAAGCGGGCGACGATGGTTATAATAAAGCCGATCAAAGGAATAGTATTCTATGTTCCGGTACATAGGCTTTCAGTAGTTTATTTAGTAATTAGATTGTAACCATCAAAAACAGAAATTGAATTTTGGTTTGAATTAGTTGTATTGAGTGTTAATACTTCACATTTTACACAATGAAGTTCTGTTACTTTTGTGCTAATTTGTTGTATGTTgcattgttaatatatatttttataattttatataaaatgttaatctAAAAGCATAAAGTAATTTGTGTtcttatttttacatattttgatATGTGAACAAATTAGTTTGCacttatacatatatatgtaatgtaattcaatttttttacttagaAAACCTGTAAACATATAATTTCCAAAACCCGCACTTACCAAGTGCTTATTTTCTTAAAATGGtatcattatgacgtaatattcaCCCTTTATTACAGGTGGTAACCAAGGACCAATCACAGAAGAGGATTTACAAGTTGTTCCAGCAAGAGTGGAAGAAATACCaggtaaaatagaaatcttataatatttgtaatattgttcaatttttgtttcaaaccttccttaaatggaaatatattaatgtatatagttgttttaaaatatatgtttatggctatatttatattgtgagTTAtcaatttatgtaaaaatataaatatatatatatgtataactgtaaatacattatatatatataaatatatatacatttttttccaaattaaatattaatgttccTTTTGTTAAACTTCTGTTAGAAATTGCTGGCGTTGGCAAAATGTTGGGTATTTTAAGCGCCAACCCTTGaacaataaattattcatAGCAACATAGCATTGGATAGATAGCTTATCTGGTTTATTTGATTAAATGTTTAGTTTGAtctaatataaataaatccaAGATTGGGATAATAGCATTTAAAGTCTTTTTTTTGCGTGATTTCAAAAGTGCTGTGAATTTGTTTAGTGCCAGATATATTTGTCTTATTCTTATagaatgtatgtatatataaatacctttTTGAGTTCAATGCATGTGCTTAACAGATTTaaatgacttttttatttgtaagatTACAAtccatttaataattttattcttttaaactTCTAAATCCcttttaacttatatatccaACATGCTTACCGGCAGTTGTTTTAAGTTCAATGCAGAGGTTCATTAATGGTAGTCTATTATTATCATAcatattaataaagtaaaatttattgaataaaatcatCCAAATTGTTGTTTCCGCATTgtaaggataaagcaagttacattaattcatttaatcaaccaacattagaaaaaaattgtcagccatacattaaaaaaaaaagttctaaTGAATTATTCATCCATTCGTCCCATGTATtggtttaaagttattttgatTAACTCCACAGAGGATGAACGTGGTGAAGCCACAGTGAACTTGGTTAAAGTTGATGGCGTTCCACTTGGACTCACTGTTTCTGGTGGAGCGGATAAAGATGGCCGCCCTCGTGTGTCTAATCTACGTAGCACTGGCATCGCTGCAAGGTGGGGCTAAAGAGCTTTTctatttttccaaaatattattttaatttttttttgactaaattttgtaatatattttaaacacttgtTGCAGAAGTGCTAAACCATTATCCTTTTTTTGGCTTCtactaattatttttttttaaattttataaatatatttatataaaatgtcattatataatacaaatatatatgtgtgtgttttaaccCAATTGTTTACAATACACACTTATTACAAGACAATGATCATTGTTTTGAAACAGGAGTGACCAATTACAAGTTGGTGACATCATAACTTCAGTGAATGGAATTCGGTCTACGAAACTAAAACACGGGGAAATTATCAGTTTGTTGAAAAATATCAGCGAAAAAGTTTGTTTGGAGATTGAATATCTTCTCCCACCTACAAGTATGTATCAACGCAACTCTGATGTAATAATATCTACTATGACACAACAACAAGAAACCTAAtcctttatttaaacttaaatcaCTCTTGTAATGAGAACAGTCCATGTTGTTTACCCACAACCTTTTACTAATAACAAGATCTTTTTTTGAACGttccaactgttgttttgtcgccatatcctgtcttttgttcaaaatatttcaaaaatataagttcaaaaaaaaaaaaagaggaaaatggaagttaatattttaagtaaaatacataaatataaatatcccATTTACAGCTGTCCAGACATCAACTATCATTCAAAAGACGACGGAGGTTTTCCTCCAGAAAGAACACGGATCGTTTGGATTCGTTCTACGGGGTGGTAACCATGGCCAACACTGCAGGTCACGACCTCTGGTGGTTACGCATATACGACCCGATTCACCTGCAGCAAGGTTAAATTGTTACTTTACATAGATTATTGTGGTATTTTACATGTAAGGTTTATAAAGTCTTAAAGATCATGACAAACTGTCGTATGATTATAGGCCTAACATAAGGggtggttttaataaaaataaaattttaataaaagcaagACGCTTTTCTCTATgggtaataataaataaacatgatTTACTGGGAAAATATAAAGATGCAGTTTGTAGGAGGGGGTGAGTAAGCTAAACTGGTACAAGAGACAGGTTTCTATTAAGCATGAGCGGAAGGGGATGGTGTCTTTTTTTAGAAACCcccattttaattaaaaaatttaggaactattgttttaattgaatcttaaacattatttgtaaAACCCATACAGAGAAGGAACCTTAAAGACGGGTGATCGAATTATTTCAATCGGGTCGACCCCGCTCATCGGTGGCACCTTACAGGAAGTTNNNNNNNNNNNNNNNNNNNNNNNNNNNNNNNNNNNNNNNNNNNNNNNNNNNNNNNNNNNNNNNNNNNNNNNNNNNNNNNNNNNNNNNNNNNNNNNNNNNNNNNNNNNNNNNNNNNNNNNNNNNNNNNNNNNNNNNNNTCTAACGTAAAACTGTGTTGTCTTGCATGTTATacttgttttctaaaatagcTTTTCTGGCATTTATTTGCGTACCGATGTTTCGACTCCCATCTTCATCAAGGTTATAACACTCGAAAAGGCAAAATATTTATGGCTGTTTTAgtgaaaataatatatttttgtagtaCAAAAGGGATATTCTTTTGTGCAAGCATGTTGCAATCGCCccattaatcaatgaagttctCTATGTTTGACCAGTATGTgtgtaattgtattttaactaTATCACCCTTTGTGttgtcaaattttatttaccattATATTTTCCACACAGAAGCGGTAACTAATGCATCTGGGCCACTTCTTATTGAGGTATCTAAAGTCCCGGGTGCTGAGTTGGGGATTACTATGGCCAAGTCGACTTATAGAAAGAAACCTGTCATTTGCATTGATCGTGTTAAGCCTGCAAGTATTTCTGACAGGTTTGTAGCTTATGTGTGTAATTGTAATTAGGTCAGAGTGTTCAAGCCTTGGCTTAAATGACTTATCACACATTCCCATCATTAACTTTCATGCAGtttatgcttactgtcaagttataacagggCTTTCTTTTTCACTTGTCATAAACCAGACACACTTGGCCACTGTCGAGGTATGTAATGTAGAGATGGCCCTCACACCTTATGCCAATTACCAATACCCCTTTACTACATGACAAAATAATGTTCATTATGACATCCACAATAAACAATACCCACCCCCCCCACAGATGCGGAGCACTTCACATCGGCGATCACATTCTATCCATTGATAACATCTCCATGGCGACATCTAGTGTCCGAGAAGCCTCCGATCTTCTTCAATCTTCATCCGATCAAGTCAAACTTGAGATTCTTCCCGTTTCCCATCTCTCCATCGCTGCCACACCTTTCTCTCGtgagtaatttgttttatgacaaaaaaaaactatttagtAAAATTCTCCCGGAAAATTTTTGCAGAAAAGatgaatatatttatgtaaatgtttGTGTGTTATCTTGCATGGAAAAGTATAACCACTTGCATTCTGTATCTCCCAAAATTGCATTGCTTGTAAATAGAAATGATGAATTggcatatataaatacatgaGCTCACTTTAATGCccaatgttttataacaaaaacaaaaaagccGCTCACGAAGCTGTAGACTATACACTCAGATTCTCATATCCAAGCATGAAGAAATCTAAACTtaatcgtgttataacttcaaAAGTATTCCAGCCCTGTGCATTCTTTAAACCATTACCCGCTCTAGATAGTTACCCTTGTTTATTTCCACAGAGAATCGGTTCACCCCCCTTATATCGAGCGCTCAATCGTTATCTGCGTTAAACACACATCGATTCAGACAGCCACACGGGGGCACTTTAACTAGTTACGGTCGAGCGAGCAGCCGGATGAATCGGAAACGAATGCAACGACCGAAATATGCAGCAAGCGCTAGTAAGTTGACATCATTATGTTACTCGCTTGTTTTACCTGATGTTGTTAGtgtcaactctggcctgaatATAAAGTGCTACGGTGTGCTACATTGTAATAAGAATCCATACTGCtagtttttttagaaataggGCAATAAGTCTACATACCAGATCTTAGTGCTTAGTTGTACCTCattgaagacctcacccttatgaTAAAAATCTCTATTATTCATTGCCCATAAACCGCCCCACTACAGTCCATACAATAGCTAACAGGATGTTGATGGTCAATGGACAATAGGGCTACTACTAAGACATGGGTGTGTCTAACTGTAGGCTTCACCCTTATAGAAAGATAAAGTCTTTTCTCCTATTTAAGGTATTTTGTATTGACCCACAACAGTTcgtgatttttgttttaattttaattttggaagTTAAATTTTGGAAAGGAAATAGGCTAACAGGTGGTGTATTTAATAGATGTTGCATTTAAGCATTGGTTTAGTATTAACATAGTTGTGAGCATTTTTTACtaacaataaacaactaaccaattattaaacaacaaaaataatataattaaccTTACAATTTACTAGTTATAAAGACGAgctgttaaaaacaaagacTTTTATGTTCATGCGTATAGACTGTAAAGTTCATATTGAAACTGATCAAAaaatctatgtttttttacttacaacaacaaacattaaattatcTTTCTATACTTACAAATATGATCATAAAAACACATCATAATCAACCTGTGGCacttaaaattataaagtttgcAACCTCATTATAATACAATGATTGCACTACAAAGACAGCAAGGAAATTATGATTATTAGTACTtaacataaaacacatatataaaacTGTGGCAGCTTTACAGATAAagcagtaaaataaaaataccataCAGCAGTCAAacgataaaacataaaacaaaacaacagtttctactacacttaaaaaattaagtatttttacctaatttttttttattgaaacgaCATACAGCAGTAAAATGATAaagcaaaaaacaaaacaactgtttttacTGCGTTTATGGAAaagtttagtatttttatttttttctctgACCATAAATATGTGTCACCATAAACGTTGAGTCTTTTTTCTTGCGTAATTTTCCTGGTGCTCTGTCTAGCGCTGTTTTGATTTTATCGTCTTTAAAGTGGTCGCTTAAACTTGCGACATAACTAAACGACTTTAGTCTAAACTTGCCGGATAAAACTTTAGTTTCCATAAAGATCATATGATGTTGTATATAAGAAGCAGTTGTGCGAGACAAGTCACTCGCAAACATCGGCACTCCTCTTGTGAAAGCTGATGTAAAATTAACAGATCTGATATTATACAGCGTTATGATATCGCTGTCTGCCAGTTTTGTACAGTTGATCAGTGATAGTCTGGTAATTTGCGCAAAATTTAGAATTTCTCTCATCATTTGTTTTGCTATGTCACTTGAATATCCCACACACCATAtctttgtgtgtttgtttcttACATCATAATCACCAATGTCTCTTCtatttgtgacatcacacacacATTCTAATGTCATATTGCTCAGTTCTGTATTCTCCACCGGACAGTCACAACTTTGAAACCcaataaaagttgaattttccataaaaacaatattaacgaAACTTGTGTCCACCATAGAgataacaaataacatttgtgCAAAGATCCAAACATATTccttgtattttaatttcaaaatcaTCTTTGAATCTACTGTTATATCCTAAACACCTTAATTTCATATCAGAttcaaaacaagttaaaaattaaaaattcactTATAAATAGAGTTTCAAAAGAACCTTAACCTGCTTATAATTTAACTTCTATGCACTTATCCTATCTATACACCGCGACTTCTGtagatttttttacttatgtATACATATTTGTATACCTATCCTTACTTTATTTGACTTCTGTACTTCTGCTATACCAGTAGCTCCACCATTACCAGCCAAATAGATGGGAGTTTCACATATAGAGTTCTGTGACTGTACACCTATGACTTTCTTTACATGTACCCATACACCTATATAACATCTATACATCTTCCTTTAAACTACTACTTGACTTCTGTACTTTACCAGTAGCTCCACCATTACCAGCTACTGAGCATAAATAGAAACACTCCTCACTAAACTCTCTATAACATTTCTTTTCCTCAAGCTCCAGTTGACATGTATGTAACAAGGTATGTAAACTCTATCAACACAATACTAATCTAGTTACATTTGGATCTGTATGGGTTATTCGTGTTGCAGAAAACACCCTGTGTTTTGATGTGTATGGACAAAAATAGAACAATGTTTTCTCtaacatatttaatttttatgataaaatataaataaatattttaaaaaaacgtttattgtttaatatttaaaaaaatactataaacctttgaaacattttgcaaattctctttaaaatttttactgtAAACCACTTCTTACAGCTTATGCTCTTCCATAACCAGCATAAACATGCCCCCTGTGTGGCTGCACTAGTTTCTTAAAAATGCCCCCACCCAAAAAAAGCATACACGGTAACCCTGCTGGCCCTTTACTATATAATCTTAAACTTAACCCCTGCACTTTGACCCCCCCCCTCCCACCACTAAACCAACATTTACATAACCCCTTATAAACCCTGCAACTCAACACTTCATTTCCACTGTTGCATGAACCACCAACGGACCACCCATGTCTAAATGTCATTCTAGCTTTCTTCCAAACTCAATAAATCAATCAACCACTGGTATGACTTACCATTCTGCATCCTGTGTAGTTTTATTCTGACTCATGCCTAGACCCTCTGGCGTAGAGTACGGGCGTGCGACGCACTCCTGCCAATTTAGGAATTCGCTACTCCTGTTTAATGTACGAATGCCGCACGCGCGTATAATGTCTGACGATGACAATCGACAGATTAATTCGTAaagaaatgtgttaaaatttgacTTCTTTGTTTACGCAATCGtgattattacaacataacatcgtattgtttgtaaatatgccGCAAATCACGCCCATTTTACACTTCCCTGATTGACCAATCAGAAACAAAGGAATCGTGGATTAACTAGCATTATTACGTGTGCTAGACCAGACAATCGCGTAATACGTATGCTTATGAGAGTATTTATTATagcaatgtttaatttacttgATTGCTAGTTGCGGATGTGCGTcaggcatgtaaaaaaaaaaatacggCCGATACTGAttcgtatttaaatttttctggCAGTTTCGTAAATCATAGACGCATGCGTTCTGCTTACACTATTTTTTACGAATATTAAAAACGTGTTAAAAGTACTAAATTTGCAGTggtgttttagtttttcacttatattttaacgaaCTTTCTTCTGCTGCCAACTGACAGTGTTTTTTTGGCTATAAGCAAACGATTCCTCGTGCGGTGTTGATCGCAGCGCacaaacttaattaaaaatgtgtcaatcgagtttagttttttttccgATTAAAGCCAGATTACCGCGACGATTTCAACTTGCAACAGACACAAACTGTCAGTACTAAATATTTGCGGGTAAAAACGATTTTTGCCGATTAAAAAAAAGCTCTCCTGATATAAATACGGCCCAGTTTCATGTACCATACTTCTCAAACTGTGTTCGGTCAGCatacaaattattaacaaaggctagtttaaaaaactgtaaaactaatTGGCAATCACAAACCGCAGTTTATGGCAACAACTTCCTCTTTTGAAATTAACAGGAATTTACGGTTTAAGAATGCCTGTGTTTTGTAAGTAATCCCCGAACATATATGTTAAAATCCTGGTTTATATTGCACACGTAATATGCATTCGTCACAATTCCTATTATTGCGCAATCAAATACCGTAAGTGTATTACGAAACAGCTagttatgttacgtcacaattgcgaATGTTTCTTGCCCgcataaattttgtttgttacgtcagaactTGCCGgcataaattttgtttgttacgtcagaactGTAGGAATAGATAACTTACGTTAACATTATACGATTTGTTACGCAGCCGTCggagtaaatattaaattccagattactaaaatattaagcGGTATTACACTTGCAAATTAAACCACGTTACATTGCGATAGGTGTTCCTGTCGCGTAGAAGGTCTAACTATTGCGTTAAGAtacattcaatttaaattgtGTCTTTGCGTGTTCACCGCACTCCCACGCAATTGCAAAACTCTACGCTAATGCCTAGACCAGTCATAGTACTTAATATTCTAAATCTTATGTAGTTATCATACCAACCAGAAAACATCCTTTTTCCTTTataaatgtttcaatatttcatTTCCATATAAAAATAGGGtaactttaaatgtaactttaccttttttaatatttattgacATATTCTGTATTTAAACCCAATGCACTCATGCTATTGCTTTACATActcaataaaagttaaaaccttGTATTTCAAACTACAGTTATTTCTTGGTTCTTCTACATATATTCCCAAATTCAATATTGAACTTTCTTTGTTCGAATCTTTTGTCTTTTGTGATGTCAAATATagttattgtgacatcacatgTAGTTGTTATCTCGTCATAATGTATGGTTTGTATCACACAATGCTTTGTGTTTCAAATGAACCATGAATCAACTTAACCCATAATAACCCCGCTTCTTGAAAACtcttattttacataatcTCTTTTTAACCTTCAAGTTTAAATATGGAGAAATCATTCttatttcaaattatattattttttttataaaaatgaaacaaaacacaatgtctgataaaaaaagtattttagttgcatttattaaaaGGTTTACTTGTCCTTTTTTATCTTGGGTAATATTATTCCTTTTACggaattattttcattttaaagctaagaatgtaaaatgttatatttttgataaaaacactttattcAATTCAAAAAAGAACTTTCGTCATGaatatttaacacataaataaCACTGATAGTCTTTATACTTGACAAGgaaatatagttaaaacagTTAGAATCAAACATTGTTTCACAGTATTTACAAGTATTGGAAAAATTGTTGTGCTATCTTTTCTTGGCACTTtgtgaatataaataatttggcGTAGTTTATGGGTTTTATGACAGTTTTAAATTAGCGCATTTTTTGTGAATGGAAATAGGTATTATTATAGACATACATAGTCATTGTTCTGTTTAAACTTTCACACAGTTTTACAATCCAGGTTTAAAATTGTGCAATACTTTGTGTTTGTGCAACgatattgttattaaaatcatCAAATCATTCACTTTTCAAACATAAATAGGCGTCAGCATGAATTTTCCATCTTCTTTTTCTCTCACTTCACTGGGTGCTCTCTTCAATGCTGTTGAAGTTTTTGAATTCAAATCGTCATTGTCAACTTCCTCTATTGTGCTCCATGATTTTAACTCATTTTCGCCATCAAATATATTGCTTTGTACCAACACTATATGGTGTTTCCTATACTCCAGTGTTCTTCCCGATAGATCTGTATCACTCATGTAAATATTCTGCAGCGGATAGTTCGAATTAGTGTCAGAAGTAACGCTGATCTCCCTCATACCATACATAGCTATATTCAACAGCAAAGGGTTCAAATTATGGCATAATTTCATTGTGAATTGCTCCCCATAAGAATAATCAAGCAAAGAAGCCAAAACATCTTTCCCAGAGACATGAGAAGTTTCTAAACAGCAAATAATTGTTGCGTCGCTATAGTACCATGATATTGTCTGATTATTTAGAGCGGTTTCCGTCTGAGTCAGAATCTGTTCCCTTGTTAGGTCTTCGCATGTACATAGTGCGTTCAAAACTGCTTCATTAGCGCAGTCTAATGTTCCAAACAAACACCCCGTACAGTTCCTTATACCGGTCACTTCGTCAGTAATATCATCAAACAGCATAGTTATAATGTTGAACGTTGTACACAGCACTGTAGTGGGGAGTATGACCAACAGAAGCCATTGTTTCatcataaacattttaatcagTTTTAGTAATGCTTGCAAAACAACATAGAATGaattttatgcaaaatttaCGGGCAATAAATATGTTGTGCTGTTGCTACAAGTCATATTGTAAGCCAAAAAGGTATCTTCTGGCAATAAaaccttaaataaaaaagttagcTTTTTTTCATCAGAAATATGAagatcttttttttcttttgaaaattcaaatttatttcataactTCTACCTAtcataataaacttttttctttatttaatcttttaaGTCTTATTCTTAACAAGCTACTGCgctaaaatatttcatttggtctaaaattaaaactaatttgcttaaaaaaaagttaaaatcaacTATTGAAAGTACTCCGTACTACTATGTATA contains:
- the LOC108949604 gene encoding glutamate receptor-interacting protein 1-like gives rise to the protein MGSNQSKSNSRKSHSDLYYHHGKLTLKERLSVLKTGSLKRNHQLRKDELTESDLAIYATKKWNSETTLDARTGGNQGPITEEDLQVVPARVEEIPEDERGEATVNLVKVDGVPLGLTVSGGADKDGRPRVSNLRSTGIAARSDQLQVGDIITSVNGIRSTKLKHGEIISLLKNISEKVCLEIEYLLPPTTVQTSTIIQKTTEVFLQKEHGSFGFVLRGGNHGQHCRSRPLVVTHIRPDSPAAREGTLKTGDRIISIGSTPLIGGTLQEVITLEKAKYLWLF